One window from the genome of Elaeis guineensis isolate ETL-2024a chromosome 5, EG11, whole genome shotgun sequence encodes:
- the LOC105045448 gene encoding tryptamine hydroxycinnamoyltransferase 1-like: MEVHVHSSTIIAQGNPNAEPSEVPFTIFDRFAINIHVAVLFAFTPPTPTNSALTEALSKTLVHFPTLTGRFGYSHRNRPCLLIGGRGGGALVVEATVASSLSDHLPLEPSPDFELLHPPRKEAKHLLQVQLNRFKCGGLVIAVTAHHKVADGQSMSTFFIAWGQTVRGMPIDRLPVYDQSWLKPQCPPKPEFQHWGTDFEPIQPNQDGFTVHRVDVDPARITNILLRYSSEYITGKLKANMKEKHTTFETLLGHVWRKITIARGLDDSEYTVTNVAVNCRPRLKPAVPSEFFGNLVLDAYAKASVKQLIEGGLAEAARLIHEAAVSINRRFIQSFIDFGAMYEDEDLVLVYELHGNMLSPIVEANSWLGFKFQDVDIGGGGKLQAFLPSWIPVEGMVMFLPGVDQGGGIDVFVSLLEEHAQTLRQISHSLD, encoded by the coding sequence ATGGAGGTTCATGTCCATAGCTCAACCATCATTGCCCAAGGCAACCCTAATGCCGAGCCCTCCGAAGTACCCTTCACCATCTTCGACCGCTTTGCCATCAACATCCATGTTGCCGTCCTCTTCGCCTTCACCCCTCCCACCCCCACAAACTCTGCACTAACCGAAGCCTTGTCAAAGACCCTAGTCCACTTCCCGACACTCACCGGTCGGTTTGGCTACAGCCACCGCAACCGTCCATGCCTCCTAATAGGCGGCCGTGGTGGAGGTGCACTGGTGGTAGAAGCAACGGTGGCCTCGAGTCTATCAGACCACTTGCCACTAGAGCCATCGCCAGACTTCGAGCTGTTGCACCCTCCGAGAAAAGAAGCCAAACACTTGCTCCAAGTGCAGCTCAACCGTTTCAAGTGCGGCGGGCTGGTGATCGCAGTGACCGCGCACCATAAGGTGGCCGACGGCCAGTCCATGAGCACCTTCTTCATCGCATGGGGACAGACAGTTCGAGGCATGCCCATCGACCGCCTTCCTGTCTACGATCAATCTTGGCTCAAGCCCCAGTGCCCACCAAAGCCTGAGTTCCAGCACTGGGGCACTGATTTCGAGCCAATCCAGCCAAATCAAGATGGTTTCACAGTGCATCGAGTTGATGTTGATCCTGCCAGGATAACCAACATATTGCTGCGCTACTCTTCGGAGTACATCACTGGAAAGCTGAAGGCTAACATGAAAGAGAAGCATACAACCTTTGAGACTTTACTTGGCCACGTCTGGAGGAAGATAACAATTGCCCGGGGGCTGGATGACAGTGAGTACACCGTGACAAATGTTGCGGTGAATTGTAGGCCCAGGTTGAAGCCAGCAGTTCCAAGTGAATTTTTCGGTAATTTGGTTCTCGATGCATATGCGAAGGCTAGTGTGAAGCAGCTAATTGAAGGAGGTCTTGCAGAGGCTGCCAGATTAATTCATGAAGCAGCCGTTAGTATTAACCGTCGCTTTATACAGTCATTTATAGACTTTGGGGCGATGTACGAGGACGAGGATCTTGTCCTCGTTTATGAATTGCATGGGAACATGTTATCGCCCATCGTGGAAGCGAATAGCTGGCTGGGTTTTAAGTTCCAGGATGTGGATATTGGTGGTGGGGGGAAACTGCAAGCTTTCTTACCTTCTTGGATCCCTGTCGAGGGTATGGTGATGTTCCTCCCTGGGGTGGATCAGGGTGGAGGCATAGATGTCTTTGTTTCCTTGCTTGAGGAGCATGCGCAGACACTGAGGCAGATATCTCACTCTCTGGATTAG